In a genomic window of Acidilobus saccharovorans 345-15:
- the alaS gene encoding alanine--tRNA ligase → MQVNPSEYRLPFFKEQGYQRKQCRVGGDFFWTLNASFDTCQDVPDTDYWFDRIPSVPGLTVAEARRKFIDFFARHGHTPIQPRPVVARWREDLYLTIASIVDFQPHVTSGLVPPPANPLVISQPCIRLEDIDNVGLTIGRHLTTFEMAAHHAFNYPDKQVYWKDETVRYAYEFFTKELGIPGDLIVFKESWWEGGGNAGPSFEVTVGGLELATLVFMQYKIDENGNYVELPLKIVDTGYGVERMAWFTQKTPTAFHAIYGQLLDKARSELGLPRPPEEYLWAAFRAAAKFNPDVEGSLDAFYQQVSKTTGAPLSEVRQVLEREARLYSVLDHSKTIAMMLGDGVVPSNSGEGYLARLVIRRALRQLRLLNENYDLAKIVDMQIDLWGSDFPQLKENRSYIIEAVGLEEDRYKDLLRRGEKLVLRELSQGASLETLIKLYDSYGIPPEVAAEAAAKKGITVLVPRNFYSLVAARHRAPAKVRSIEEKSSLPEDVVSWARQFKPTELLFHKDPYARSFTAKILGVKGEYVVLDSTIFYATGGGQLNDVGVMEICGERYNVVDVQKAGDVIVHKLDRAVDNASCGEARGEIDWVRRFRLMRHHTATHIILGAARRVLGNHVWQAGAEKTPEKARLDITHHKPLTREEVRRIEELANRVIDERRPVLQAYMDRNEAESKYGFVLYEGGVPMERKIRVVEVQGWDVEACFGTHVTNTGDIGGIKIINVEKIQDGVVRLEFVAGTRVPEEMAALEDRMTQLSSELGSQGGEELNKVKELKDELMKLKESVKAYRSLWLSTAKGLIVSSKVNGLIVATLEYPEPDVKSARDALKELTDEFINSVITVAVKEDKGYRYELGIGREASRILSAEAILAAISSELKVTGGGRGTYGSFFTSEVPEKVDAIIKRSVSRIVSQNAQS, encoded by the coding sequence ATTCAGGTGAACCCTAGCGAGTATAGGCTCCCCTTCTTCAAGGAGCAGGGGTATCAGAGGAAGCAGTGCAGGGTTGGAGGGGACTTCTTCTGGACGCTCAATGCTAGCTTTGACACTTGCCAGGACGTGCCCGACACTGATTACTGGTTTGACAGGATACCCTCAGTGCCAGGACTAACTGTGGCGGAGGCCAGGAGGAAGTTCATAGATTTCTTTGCAAGGCACGGCCACACGCCGATTCAGCCAAGGCCTGTGGTGGCCAGGTGGCGTGAGGACCTTTACCTGACAATAGCAAGCATCGTGGACTTTCAGCCGCACGTGACCAGCGGCCTGGTGCCGCCCCCTGCAAACCCCCTCGTGATAAGCCAGCCTTGTATAAGGCTTGAGGATATAGATAACGTAGGCCTCACCATAGGGAGGCACCTGACCACGTTTGAGATGGCCGCGCACCACGCATTCAACTACCCTGACAAGCAGGTCTATTGGAAAGACGAGACCGTGAGGTACGCCTACGAGTTCTTCACCAAGGAGCTTGGAATACCCGGGGACCTCATAGTGTTTAAGGAGTCCTGGTGGGAGGGAGGAGGCAACGCTGGGCCATCGTTTGAGGTCACCGTCGGCGGACTCGAATTAGCAACCCTGGTATTCATGCAGTACAAGATAGATGAAAATGGCAACTACGTGGAGCTCCCGCTGAAAATCGTCGACACAGGCTACGGAGTTGAGCGTATGGCCTGGTTCACGCAGAAGACTCCAACAGCCTTCCACGCCATCTATGGCCAGCTACTGGATAAGGCGAGGAGCGAGCTAGGCCTTCCGAGGCCCCCTGAGGAGTACCTCTGGGCAGCCTTCAGGGCTGCGGCTAAGTTCAACCCCGACGTGGAGGGGAGCCTTGACGCCTTTTACCAGCAGGTCTCAAAGACAACAGGCGCTCCCCTGAGCGAGGTCAGGCAGGTTTTGGAGCGCGAGGCAAGGCTTTACAGCGTGCTGGATCACAGCAAGACCATAGCAATGATGTTGGGCGATGGAGTTGTTCCAAGCAACTCGGGGGAGGGCTACCTTGCCAGGCTGGTGATAAGGAGGGCCCTGAGACAGCTCAGGCTTCTCAACGAGAACTATGACCTTGCCAAGATTGTTGATATGCAGATAGACCTCTGGGGCTCCGACTTCCCGCAGCTCAAGGAGAACAGGAGCTACATCATTGAGGCGGTCGGCCTTGAGGAGGATAGGTACAAGGACCTGCTTAGGAGGGGCGAGAAGCTAGTCCTGCGCGAGTTGTCACAGGGGGCAAGCCTGGAGACCCTCATTAAGCTTTACGACAGCTATGGTATACCTCCAGAGGTCGCTGCAGAGGCTGCGGCTAAGAAGGGTATAACCGTGCTGGTGCCGCGCAACTTCTACTCGCTGGTGGCGGCCAGGCACAGGGCCCCTGCCAAGGTACGTTCCATAGAGGAGAAGAGCTCCCTGCCGGAGGACGTGGTCTCTTGGGCCCGCCAGTTTAAACCAACGGAGCTGCTGTTCCACAAGGACCCCTATGCAAGGAGCTTTACCGCTAAGATATTGGGTGTCAAGGGCGAGTACGTGGTATTGGACTCAACGATATTCTACGCCACCGGCGGCGGCCAGCTTAACGACGTAGGAGTTATGGAGATCTGCGGTGAAAGGTATAACGTGGTGGACGTTCAGAAGGCAGGTGACGTGATAGTTCACAAGCTCGACAGGGCCGTTGATAATGCTTCATGTGGCGAGGCCAGGGGAGAGATAGACTGGGTCCGCAGGTTTAGACTTATGAGGCATCACACGGCAACCCACATAATACTCGGGGCCGCAAGAAGGGTCTTAGGTAACCATGTATGGCAGGCAGGAGCGGAGAAGACGCCTGAGAAGGCAAGGCTTGACATAACTCACCATAAACCCCTTACAAGGGAGGAGGTCAGAAGGATAGAAGAGCTGGCAAACAGAGTCATTGATGAGAGGAGGCCAGTGCTGCAGGCCTACATGGACCGCAATGAGGCCGAGTCCAAGTATGGCTTTGTGCTCTACGAGGGCGGAGTTCCAATGGAGCGTAAGATAAGAGTTGTGGAAGTCCAGGGCTGGGACGTTGAAGCATGTTTCGGGACGCATGTGACAAACACTGGCGACATAGGAGGCATAAAGATAATCAATGTAGAGAAGATACAGGATGGCGTAGTTAGGCTTGAGTTCGTGGCAGGTACGAGGGTTCCTGAAGAGATGGCGGCCCTCGAAGATAGGATGACACAGCTGTCCTCAGAGCTAGGATCGCAAGGTGGAGAGGAGCTGAATAAAGTCAAGGAGCTTAAAGATGAGTTGATGAAGCTGAAGGAGTCGGTAAAGGCTTACCGTAGCCTATGGCTTAGCACTGCCAAGGGTCTCATAGTCTCAAGCAAGGTTAATGGTCTTATTGTAGCGACCTTGGAGTACCCAGAGCCTGACGTGAAGTCAGCGCGCGACGCGTTAAAGGAGCTAACTGACGAGTTCATAAACTCAGTCATAACTGTAGCCGTTAAAGAGGATAAGGGCTACAGATACGAACTTGGCATAGGCAGGGAGGCCTCCAGGATACTGAGCGCGGAGGCAATACTTGCGGCAATTTCATCAGAGCTCAAGGTTACCGGCGGAGGCAGGGGCACCTACGGAAGTTTCTTCACTAGCGAGGTCCCAGAGAAGGTTGATGCCATAATAAAGCGCTCCGTTTCCAGGATAGTATCTCAGAATGCTCAGAGCTGA
- a CDS encoding 50S ribosomal protein L10, which yields MAIMIQKKGRPEPPEYKKQRVAELEKIFAENKYVLFADLEGLPAKQLQMIRKELRGKAIMTVAKKNLVYLALERRGLKKEKIEPYLKHGVLVIATNENPFLLTLTIDKLKMPAPAKPGQVATKDIVVPEGDTGIRPGPMVSVFGKLKIPYEVRKGTIYIKSDTVVAKKGDVISPDLASLLQQLGIQPMEIGLDIVAAWDGETVIPGDVLHIDLEATKNDIIRSEQESTYLAKTIGFFEVPEVVQMLAVETELEALSVIRAGELALDADTAKAAIEQAVAEETSIIAALGDKAKELGLEVVQAAPAAAPAQAPAQQGGEQKKEEEKKSEASEADISAGLSGLFGS from the coding sequence ATGGCAATAATGATCCAGAAGAAAGGCAGACCCGAGCCGCCAGAATATAAGAAACAGAGGGTGGCAGAGCTTGAGAAAATATTCGCGGAGAACAAGTATGTTCTCTTCGCCGACTTAGAGGGGCTGCCTGCCAAGCAGCTTCAGATGATAAGGAAGGAGCTCCGTGGCAAGGCAATAATGACCGTAGCCAAGAAAAACCTTGTCTACTTGGCGCTCGAGCGCCGTGGCCTCAAGAAGGAGAAGATAGAGCCTTACCTTAAGCACGGGGTTCTTGTGATAGCAACCAATGAGAACCCGTTCCTGCTAACCTTGACAATAGATAAGCTGAAGATGCCCGCGCCAGCCAAGCCAGGGCAGGTGGCAACTAAGGACATAGTAGTACCCGAAGGCGACACAGGCATCAGGCCTGGCCCCATGGTAAGCGTGTTTGGAAAGCTTAAGATACCCTACGAGGTCAGGAAGGGAACCATATACATAAAGAGCGATACGGTCGTGGCCAAAAAGGGCGATGTTATATCCCCTGACCTTGCAAGCCTTCTGCAGCAGCTAGGCATACAGCCCATGGAGATAGGACTTGACATAGTTGCGGCATGGGATGGCGAAACAGTCATACCTGGTGATGTGCTGCACATAGACCTTGAGGCGACGAAGAACGACATAATAAGGTCGGAGCAGGAGAGCACCTACCTTGCTAAGACCATAGGGTTCTTCGAGGTGCCCGAGGTTGTGCAGATGCTGGCAGTTGAGACAGAGCTAGAGGCCCTCTCAGTAATAAGGGCCGGCGAGCTAGCGTTAGACGCCGACACTGCTAAGGCCGCTATTGAGCAGGCGGTCGCTGAAGAGACCTCTATCATAGCAGCTCTTGGCGATAAAGCTAAAGAGCTAGGCCTTGAGGTGGTGCAGGCAGCGCCTGCGGCGGCCCCTGCGCAGGCGCCTGCGCAGCAGGGAGGGGAGCAGAAGAAGGAGGAAGAGAAGAAGAGCGAGGCCAGCGAGGCTGACATCAGCGCAGGCCTCTCAGGGCTCTTCGGCTCGTAG
- a CDS encoding aldehyde ferredoxin oxidoreductase N-terminal domain-containing protein, producing the protein MGFKVLYVDATKRSYKIESINDPELFGIVDLGLQIHLDMKSYNVDPLDPANPLVLGIGPFAGGAVVGSHRIVAIFKSPESRGLHVSEMGGAGYSFFRTGLDAIVITGRSERPLLIRVIGGSNGEVSVDFSDISFDELNRIYSNYSGLSGTKALTKYVVDMDRDLIVKNHARVAVVGPGAYKTLFAGIFSYVLDDKGNLTEVSDSASRGGGGSVMAQAHNVVAITFGGTYKRPNPNLSNVQILNKITQEVYKKPFSQALLDKTTKYRFDPASKTGGTFGENYPHYKELVPVLNYNHVYLSRGLRLELHGKIMDYFWRPFQDEVFDGGKLTPASKNCGEPCPVVCKKIFNKVKIDYEPAHGVGPISGIFDIKKSAELVDLVDNLGLDAIEAGHFVGWIFDLIDKGLLNPEDVGLDKRPVMDPKLQGLEASKVNAELARKLLINLVSDDTTKVLKIVGSMGLRAAAKELDNLYSDRVAKSGVKFEDLLVYAAFGKSGYFTPNFYWSPGVLAPLFVLGKYWTDYSPAFREPEDYASAALRRAVMELLIANAGFCRFHRGWAEEALAGLYKEMLGVDLDVYKHGLLTYKRIAEYQAKSEATPEPWESRKVMDAIASLAAETGVHGWEDSMYHTEKMAEWWNRFYKKLQEELNKVS; encoded by the coding sequence ATGGGGTTCAAAGTGCTTTATGTCGATGCCACAAAACGTTCTTATAAGATCGAATCCATAAACGACCCAGAGCTCTTTGGGATAGTTGACCTTGGGCTTCAGATACACTTAGACATGAAGAGTTATAACGTAGACCCTCTGGACCCTGCCAATCCCCTTGTGCTTGGAATAGGACCCTTTGCAGGCGGCGCCGTTGTTGGCAGCCACAGAATAGTGGCCATCTTCAAGAGCCCAGAGAGCAGGGGCCTCCACGTGAGCGAGATGGGAGGGGCCGGCTACTCATTCTTCAGGACTGGACTTGACGCAATTGTGATTACCGGCAGAAGCGAGAGGCCCCTGCTCATAAGGGTTATAGGTGGCTCTAACGGCGAAGTCTCCGTGGACTTCTCGGATATAAGCTTTGACGAGCTTAACAGGATATACTCGAACTACTCAGGGCTCAGCGGCACTAAAGCGCTAACTAAGTACGTTGTTGACATGGACAGGGACCTCATAGTTAAGAATCACGCCAGAGTGGCTGTGGTGGGGCCTGGAGCCTATAAGACCCTCTTCGCAGGTATCTTCAGCTACGTCCTAGATGACAAAGGCAACTTGACAGAAGTCTCGGACTCGGCCTCTAGGGGCGGCGGGGGCTCTGTTATGGCACAGGCGCACAACGTTGTGGCCATAACTTTTGGTGGGACTTACAAGAGGCCTAATCCAAACCTTTCAAATGTTCAGATACTCAACAAGATCACACAGGAGGTCTACAAGAAGCCCTTCTCGCAGGCGCTCCTTGACAAGACTACCAAGTATAGGTTTGACCCAGCCTCTAAGACGGGAGGCACGTTTGGCGAGAACTACCCACACTACAAAGAACTTGTTCCAGTGCTCAATTATAACCACGTGTACTTAAGTCGTGGCCTCAGGCTTGAACTACACGGGAAAATTATGGACTACTTCTGGCGTCCATTCCAGGACGAGGTCTTTGACGGAGGAAAGCTCACGCCTGCCTCCAAGAACTGCGGCGAGCCGTGCCCTGTCGTCTGCAAGAAAATATTTAATAAGGTCAAGATAGACTATGAGCCTGCCCATGGAGTTGGTCCCATAAGTGGGATCTTTGACATAAAGAAGAGCGCAGAGCTAGTGGACCTGGTTGATAACCTGGGACTCGATGCCATAGAGGCAGGCCACTTCGTGGGATGGATATTCGACCTCATAGACAAGGGATTGCTGAACCCAGAAGATGTGGGGCTTGACAAGAGGCCGGTGATGGATCCAAAGCTCCAGGGTCTGGAGGCCAGCAAGGTGAACGCTGAGCTGGCCAGGAAGCTCCTCATAAACCTAGTAAGCGATGATACCACTAAAGTCCTTAAGATAGTGGGCTCCATGGGGCTCAGGGCCGCGGCCAAGGAGCTCGACAACCTCTACAGCGACCGCGTGGCCAAGAGCGGTGTTAAGTTTGAGGATCTCCTGGTGTATGCAGCCTTTGGCAAGAGCGGTTACTTCACACCGAACTTTTACTGGTCGCCAGGGGTCCTCGCGCCGCTCTTCGTGCTTGGCAAATACTGGACCGACTACTCGCCGGCATTTAGAGAGCCTGAGGACTACGCCTCCGCAGCGCTACGGCGCGCGGTGATGGAACTGCTAATAGCAAACGCCGGGTTCTGCAGGTTCCACAGGGGCTGGGCCGAAGAGGCCCTTGCGGGCCTCTATAAGGAGATGCTTGGGGTTGACCTGGACGTCTATAAACATGGCCTCTTGACCTATAAGAGAATAGCCGAGTATCAGGCCAAATCCGAGGCTACGCCAGAGCCTTGGGAGTCCAGAAAAGTCATGGACGCCATAGCTTCTCTCGCTGCTGAGACAGGCGTACATGGCTGGGAGGACTCCATGTACCACACCGAGAAAATGGCTGAGTGGTGGAACAGGTTCTACAAGAAACTCCAGGAAGAGCTGAATAAGGTCTCTTGA
- a CDS encoding AbrB/MazE/SpoVT family DNA-binding domain-containing protein translates to MGEITVLTKATSKSKSLRTTVPAGIVRQFNLSEGDKLNWEIRAEGKELVIVVRPLRKVSYGLAGGQPLQ, encoded by the coding sequence ATGGGGGAAATCACTGTGCTTACCAAAGCTACATCGAAAAGCAAATCCTTAAGAACCACCGTTCCTGCGGGCATTGTCAGGCAATTCAACCTTTCAGAGGGGGATAAGCTCAACTGGGAAATTAGAGCTGAAGGTAAAGAACTTGTAATTGTGGTCAGGCCCCTGAGAAAGGTGAGTTATGGGCTTGCAGGCGGACAACCACTTCAGTAG
- a CDS encoding SAM-dependent methyltransferase has protein sequence MQADNHFSRKEKVYGQFFTPPEVANFIVDFASTFVQEKNRAVDPACGDGVFLSALLRSGFREVWGMDIDGSVLNRMPEHVRKSAKVLIGDALVMNPLFPQDDALPANSFDLVVGNPPFSAKFGRVRDSRLELYELGRGRRSQAIEVLFLERFITLARPGGVIGIILPDGIFINKNYEYVRRFILKYKVLGVVSLPRGIFRSSLSTTSKTSVLFLRKARGDNDEVFMYEARDLDELQEVIRVYRERKGLWARVRPDSLHPKSYSAAEVKFSGSLPVKELGELVLDIHAGATEYGPRRRFADRGLRFISAKVVTPLGIDFRRDEKFIEPGSDMDKRRGHVEVDDIVFVRVGVGSAGRCAVIVDESDLGVADDWIYIIKVDKRRILPHYLAMFLQTELGQRQLESLKRGVGTVTIPISELRKVKVPVPSMDFQEWVRSEYLRMVKFLREGNKREAEKVFNVIKGKIEELVKH, from the coding sequence TTGCAGGCGGACAACCACTTCAGTAGAAAGGAAAAGGTGTACGGGCAGTTCTTCACTCCGCCAGAGGTAGCTAACTTTATCGTTGACTTCGCCTCAACGTTTGTCCAGGAGAAGAACAGGGCCGTGGACCCCGCGTGCGGCGATGGGGTGTTCCTCTCAGCCCTGCTCAGGAGCGGGTTCAGGGAGGTCTGGGGCATGGACATCGATGGGTCAGTCCTTAATCGCATGCCAGAACACGTGAGGAAGAGCGCTAAAGTCCTCATCGGCGACGCCCTTGTCATGAACCCCCTTTTCCCTCAGGATGATGCCCTGCCCGCCAATTCCTTTGACCTAGTCGTGGGCAACCCCCCCTTCAGCGCTAAGTTCGGCAGGGTCCGCGACAGCAGGCTGGAGCTGTATGAACTGGGCAGGGGCAGGAGGTCGCAGGCCATCGAGGTCCTCTTCCTTGAAAGGTTCATCACGCTCGCCAGGCCAGGCGGCGTCATTGGGATAATACTGCCTGACGGCATATTCATCAACAAGAACTACGAGTATGTGAGGAGGTTCATATTGAAGTACAAGGTCCTGGGGGTCGTCTCGCTGCCCAGGGGGATATTCAGGTCGAGCCTGAGCACGACCTCCAAGACCTCCGTCCTCTTCCTCAGGAAGGCCAGGGGCGACAATGATGAGGTGTTCATGTATGAGGCCAGGGACCTCGACGAGCTTCAGGAGGTAATCAGGGTGTACAGGGAGAGGAAGGGCCTGTGGGCCAGGGTGAGGCCTGACAGCCTCCACCCGAAGAGCTACAGCGCCGCGGAAGTGAAGTTCAGCGGCTCCCTGCCAGTAAAGGAGCTGGGGGAGCTCGTCCTCGACATCCACGCGGGCGCCACCGAGTACGGCCCCCGCAGGAGGTTCGCAGACAGGGGGCTGAGGTTCATATCCGCAAAGGTTGTGACCCCCCTCGGCATAGACTTCAGGAGGGATGAGAAGTTCATCGAGCCAGGCAGCGACATGGATAAGAGGCGTGGTCACGTTGAGGTAGATGATATAGTGTTCGTCAGAGTCGGCGTGGGGTCCGCTGGCAGGTGCGCGGTCATCGTGGACGAGTCTGACCTGGGCGTGGCTGACGACTGGATATACATTATAAAGGTTGACAAGAGGAGGATACTGCCGCACTACCTGGCCATGTTCCTTCAGACCGAGCTGGGCCAGAGGCAGCTGGAGAGCCTGAAAAGGGGGGTCGGGACGGTGACCATACCCATCTCTGAGCTGAGGAAAGTGAAAGTCCCCGTCCCGTCCATGGACTTCCAGGAGTGGGTCAGGTCGGAATACCTCAGGATGGTTAAGTTCCTGCGGGAAGGGAATAAGAGGGAGGCGGAGAAGGTGTTCAACGTAATTAAGGGGAAAATAGAGGAGCTCGTTAAACATTAA
- the twy1 gene encoding 4-demethylwyosine synthase TYW1: MEERQVEEKEIYNMLNQKLVKQGYHIIGNHSSVKKCYWNHAALVEGRFCYKGKFYGIESHRCIQLSVTNHWCWNACLHCWRLRPQDVGIEWNETRMPFADDPKEIVEKAIQEYRRIISGYKGRPGVSPQMYKEATMPKHVAISLTGEATLYPRLGELIREFHRRGISTFLVTRGVRPDVLANLEEEPNQIYISLESWDKESYNYFNRPLVPRAWELTLETLEMLPSFSSTTVYRITIVKGYNDNETALKGFARLVDIGRPDYIEVKAYMYVGASRGRLRLDNMPRHWEVKEVAKKLSELTGYPIVSESMPSRVVLLSKLEKPVRYGNAPVDWNSPDISAPGEYEDTA; the protein is encoded by the coding sequence TTGGAGGAGAGGCAGGTAGAGGAGAAAGAGATTTACAACATGTTGAACCAAAAACTTGTAAAGCAGGGCTACCACATAATAGGTAACCATAGTTCTGTAAAGAAGTGCTACTGGAATCACGCCGCCCTCGTCGAAGGAAGGTTCTGCTATAAGGGCAAGTTCTACGGCATAGAGAGCCACAGGTGCATACAGCTCAGCGTCACCAACCATTGGTGCTGGAACGCCTGCCTTCACTGCTGGAGGCTCAGACCCCAGGATGTTGGAATAGAGTGGAACGAGACGCGCATGCCGTTCGCTGACGACCCTAAGGAGATAGTAGAAAAGGCCATACAGGAGTACCGGAGAATCATAAGTGGCTACAAGGGGAGGCCAGGCGTTTCGCCCCAGATGTACAAGGAGGCCACAATGCCAAAACACGTGGCGATCAGTTTGACCGGCGAGGCGACGCTTTATCCCAGGCTGGGCGAGCTGATAAGGGAGTTCCACAGAAGGGGCATATCAACGTTCTTGGTCACAAGGGGGGTAAGACCTGATGTCCTGGCTAATCTAGAGGAGGAGCCTAATCAGATCTATATTAGCTTAGAGTCGTGGGACAAGGAGTCCTACAATTACTTCAACAGGCCCCTGGTTCCAAGGGCGTGGGAGTTGACCCTAGAAACCTTGGAGATGCTTCCAAGCTTCTCTTCAACAACGGTTTACAGGATAACTATAGTTAAGGGGTACAACGATAACGAGACGGCGCTCAAAGGCTTCGCCAGGCTCGTCGACATAGGTAGGCCTGACTACATAGAGGTAAAAGCATACATGTATGTAGGAGCCAGCAGGGGGAGGCTACGCCTTGACAATATGCCGAGGCACTGGGAGGTTAAAGAGGTGGCCAAGAAGCTCAGCGAGCTCACAGGGTATCCGATAGTTAGTGAAAGTATGCCGAGCAGGGTTGTGCTGCTCTCCAAGCTTGAAAAGCCCGTAAGGTATGGCAATGCTCCCGTTGACTGGAACTCGCCGGACATATCAGCGCCAGGAGAATACGAGGATACTGCATGA
- the rpl12p gene encoding 50S ribosomal protein P1, whose product MAQEGKAYVHAALALYYAGAQINEDNLKKVVEALGLQVDDAKVKMLVASLSQLNLEDVLKNATAVSVAAPAAAPAAAPAQAPAQQGGEQKKEEEKKSEASEADISAGLSGLFGM is encoded by the coding sequence ATGGCACAGGAAGGCAAGGCCTACGTGCATGCGGCCCTTGCACTTTACTACGCGGGGGCCCAGATAAACGAGGACAATCTCAAAAAGGTAGTTGAGGCCCTAGGCCTTCAGGTGGACGATGCGAAAGTTAAGATGCTCGTTGCCAGCCTCTCACAGCTAAACCTTGAGGATGTCCTTAAGAATGCCACTGCAGTGAGCGTGGCCGCCCCAGCGGCAGCGCCTGCGGCGGCCCCTGCGCAGGCGCCTGCGCAGCAGGGAGGGGAGCAGAAGAAGGAGGAAGAGAAGAAGAGCGAGGCCAGCGAGGCTGACATCAGCGCAGGCCTCTCAGGGCTCTTCGGCATGTGA
- a CDS encoding 50S ribosomal protein L1, producing the protein MPLQQEALIEYINRALSLSKKTKFEQAVELIVTLKDFDVKSPEGRLREVVFLPHKPAKEPNVCVVAAGDLLLEAKKLGVTTISRDDLNAMRGDKKRVKAIGRSCDWVLVQADLMGLVGSVLGPALGPRGKVPTPIPPRANLTEFVNNYKRAAWVRIRGQPQIMSRVGTTSMKPEELVDNVNAVLSVVESRIGAAKIGGIYIKTTMGTPVEVPLR; encoded by the coding sequence GTGCCCTTACAGCAAGAGGCCCTGATAGAGTATATAAACAGGGCGCTTTCGCTCTCCAAGAAGACGAAGTTCGAGCAGGCGGTAGAACTCATAGTTACCCTCAAGGACTTTGATGTCAAGAGCCCAGAGGGCAGACTGAGGGAAGTTGTGTTCTTACCTCATAAGCCTGCCAAGGAGCCAAACGTCTGCGTGGTGGCTGCGGGTGACCTTCTGCTTGAGGCTAAGAAGCTTGGCGTAACCACCATTTCAAGGGACGATCTGAACGCCATGCGTGGTGACAAGAAGAGGGTCAAGGCCATAGGCCGCTCGTGCGACTGGGTTCTTGTTCAGGCCGATCTCATGGGTCTTGTTGGCAGCGTCCTGGGCCCAGCCCTAGGACCGAGGGGCAAGGTGCCAACTCCTATACCGCCCAGGGCCAACTTGACAGAGTTCGTCAACAACTATAAGAGGGCCGCCTGGGTCAGGATCAGGGGCCAGCCACAGATAATGAGCAGGGTAGGAACTACGTCAATGAAGCCTGAAGAGCTCGTTGACAACGTAAATGCCGTCCTCTCTGTGGTGGAGTCAAGGATAGGGGCAGCCAAGATAGGAGGCATTTATATAAAGACTACTATGGGTACACCCGTGGAAGTGCCGCTGAGGTGA
- a CDS encoding R.Pab1 family restriction endonuclease: MKGVVELGSNKMSKSNASIKCEFDKNQKRVSCILPITSPTSKIRLKRNGYEPIAPRSTVITDKDYIEWQISYRDPNGRLIEFGECLDKALNNDTNLKMEIKRVVEEYRNVDTFDKKFTIQRIEDNRYYNEFKLINELTPILRLDGLTDNYYIDIILKPKQRAVGYQAMVFLYIPCEKALPLEDGQKLIGRKAYQNEKVKVFLNSDHILGLLKSFLLASDTHRKDILNILRYLNVNV, translated from the coding sequence ATGAAAGGTGTTGTTGAATTGGGAAGTAATAAAATGTCTAAAAGCAATGCATCTATCAAATGCGAATTTGACAAGAACCAAAAAAGGGTATCCTGTATTCTGCCTATCACTTCACCTACTTCAAAGATCCGACTTAAACGAAACGGTTATGAACCGATCGCGCCTCGCAGTACAGTGATAACTGATAAAGACTATATAGAGTGGCAAATATCATACCGAGACCCTAATGGGAGACTTATTGAGTTTGGTGAGTGCCTTGACAAGGCGCTAAATAATGATACGAATCTTAAAATGGAAATTAAGCGAGTTGTTGAAGAATACAGAAATGTCGATACGTTTGACAAAAAATTTACAATACAGAGAATCGAAGATAATAGATATTACAATGAATTTAAACTAATAAATGAATTAACTCCTATTTTAAGGTTAGATGGCCTAACAGATAACTATTATATTGATATAATACTAAAGCCAAAGCAAAGAGCTGTAGGTTATCAAGCGATGGTGTTTCTCTATATCCCATGTGAGAAAGCACTTCCTTTAGAAGACGGACAAAAACTAATTGGCAGAAAGGCCTATCAGAATGAGAAAGTAAAGGTGTTTCTTAACAGTGACCACATATTAGGGCTGTTAAAATCTTTTCTATTAGCGTCGGACACTCATAGAAAGGATATTCTTAATATATTAAGGTATTTAAATGTTAATGTTTAA
- a CDS encoding 50S ribosomal protein L11, translating to MPQEKIINIQIEGGNAKPGPPLGPTLSSLGLNVKQVIDEINNKTKDFKGMTVPVKITVDMTTKSYRIEVGIPTVTALLLKEAGVDAPSGDPAHKKIGNVSFESIVKVSLMVKPKITAKTLKSAVKSVLGTAKSIGLTVDNKDPKEVIKDVDAGAYDEIISKYEPEWASR from the coding sequence GTGCCGCAGGAGAAGATAATAAACATTCAGATAGAAGGGGGAAACGCTAAGCCCGGCCCGCCCCTAGGCCCAACTTTATCCTCCCTAGGCCTAAATGTCAAGCAGGTAATAGATGAGATCAATAATAAGACAAAGGACTTTAAGGGCATGACAGTGCCTGTAAAGATAACAGTTGACATGACGACAAAATCTTATCGCATAGAGGTCGGGATCCCTACCGTTACAGCGTTACTGCTCAAGGAGGCAGGCGTCGACGCTCCCAGTGGCGATCCGGCCCACAAGAAGATAGGCAACGTAAGTTTTGAGTCCATAGTCAAGGTCTCGTTAATGGTAAAGCCTAAGATAACCGCTAAGACCCTAAAGTCGGCCGTTAAGAGCGTGCTTGGCACCGCCAAGAGCATAGGGCTAACGGTGGACAACAAAGACCCAAAGGAAGTCATAAAGGACGTGGACGCGGGCGCTTATGATGAAATAATAAGCAAGTACGAGCCTGAGTGGGCCTCCCGCTAA